A portion of the Mus pahari chromosome 17, PAHARI_EIJ_v1.1, whole genome shotgun sequence genome contains these proteins:
- the Krt78 gene encoding keratin, type II cytoskeletal 78, translating into MSLSPCRAQMGFSARSACSAFSGARGRTGFSSRSLSSSGRCRGSSCGRAWGAETRRFGQGKGGPGFAQCPPGGIQAVTVDQSLLTPLKIEVDPQFQVVKTQETREIRTLNNQFASFIDKVRFLEQQNKVLETKWELLQRLQGNHSPQGLECIFEACLARLRQQLEELQRERRALDSELKTYQDQEDEYKSKYDQEANKHASVQNDFVVLKKDVDEVFQSKMDLEGNLESLREHVCFLTRLYEEELGQLKTQADDMSVVLSMDNNRCLDFSDIIAEVRARYEEITRMSKAEAEEVFQTKYQELQESAQLQGNSMKEAQVQISQLRQAIHRLQSQIGSLRKQNDSLQSAIADAEQQGEMAVRDAQAKLDELEAALRTAKQDMAQMLRDYQELMGTKLSLDVEIAMYRRLLESEECRISKEHTSQVTVGECGGQAVIPRGECGGQVSTCGHRGWQGSFGSGGCSSIVTGGFEIPQGSGYSPTMGSCSVSGSGFSSGSGSSCRTILKKTVESSRKMSVIY; encoded by the exons atgtctctctctccatgccgGGCCCAGATGGGCTTCAGTGCCCGCTCAGCGTGTTCTGCTTTCTCAGGGGCTCGAGGCAGGACTGGCTTCAGCAGCAGGAGCCTCAGCTCCTCCGGGAGATGCAGAGGAAGCTCTTGTGGGAGGGCCTGGGGGGCAGAGACCAGGCGGTTTGGGCAGGGTAAGGGGGGGCCTGGGTTTGCCCAGTGCCCTCCAGGGGGCATCCAAGCAGTGACTGTTGACCAGAGTCTGCTGACCCCACTGAAGATCGAGGTTGACCCCCAGTTCCAGGTGGTGAAGACGCAGGAGACTCGAGAGATCAGAACCCTCAACAACCAGTTCGCCTCCTTCATTGACAAG GTGCGCTTCCTGGAGCAGCAGAACAAGGTCCTGGAGACCAAGTGGGAGCTGCTGCAACGGCTGCAGGGCAATCATAGCCCTCAGGGTCTAGAGTGCATCTTCGAAGCCTGCCTGGCCCGGCTCAGACAGCAGCTGGAGGAGCTGCAGAGAGAGCGAAGGGCTCTGGACTCTGAGCTGAAGACCTATCAGGACCAGGAGGATGAATATAAGTCCAA GTATGACCAGGAAGCGAACAAACACGCCTCCGTGCAGAATGACTTTGTGGTCCTTAAGAAG GATGTGGATGAAGTTTTCCAGAGCAAGATGGATTTGGAAGGCAACCTGGAGTCTCTGAGAGAACATGTCTGTTTCTTGACACGACTGTATGAAGAA GAACTGGGACAGCTGAAGACCCAGGCAGACGACATGTCTGTGGTGCTGTCCATGGATAACAACCGTTGCTTGGACTTCAGCGACATCATTGCCGAGGTCCGCGCCCGTTACGAGGAGATCACGCGGATGAGCAAGGCCGAGGCTGAGGAAGTGTTCCAGACCAAG TACCAGGAACTCCAGGAATCAGCCCAGCTTCAAGGGAACAGCATGAAGGAAGCGCAGGTGCAGATTTCCCAGCTTCGGCAGGCCATACATAGGCTGCAGAGTCAGATTGGGAGCCTCAGGAAACAG AATGACAGTCTGCAGTCGGCCATCGCTGATGCCGAGCAGCAAGGGGAGATGGCTGTGAGGGATGCCCAGGCCAAGCTGGATGAGCTGGAGGCTGCTCTGAGAACAGCCAAGCAGGACATGGCACAGATGCTACGTGACTACCAGGAACTGATGGGCACAAAGTTGTCCCTGGATGTGGAGATCGCCATGTACCGGAGGTTGCTAGAGAGCGAGGAGTGCAG gaTATCCAAGGAGCACACCAGCCAGGTcactgt AGGAGAATGTGGAGGCCAAGCAGTCATTCctagaggagaatgtgggggtCAAGTGAGCACTTGTGGCCATAGAGGCTGGCAAGGCAGCTTTGGGTCTGGAGGCTGCTCTAGCATCGTAACTGGTGGCTTCGAGATCCCCCAGGGATCTGGATACAGCCCCACCATGGGTTCCTGTTCTGTATCTGGCTCTGGCTTCAGTTCTGGCTCTGGCTCCAGCTGCCGCACCATCCTGAAGAAGACAGTGGAATCAAGTCGGAAGATGTCTGTCATTTATTGA